A DNA window from Zingiber officinale cultivar Zhangliang chromosome 3A, Zo_v1.1, whole genome shotgun sequence contains the following coding sequences:
- the LOC122053381 gene encoding protein DETOXIFICATION 33-like has protein sequence MEEALLGKNGTGRAGKEEDMAEIKSVKQFGIAWAEENKRLWYLAGPSIFTSICRYSLGATTQVFAGHLTTLELDAVSTENMVIAGLAFGIMMGMGSALETLCGQAYGAKQFHMLGVYMQRSWLILLAMSACLLPVYLFATPLLRLFKQDEDIAVLAGRFALYMIPQLFAYALNFPISKFLQAQSKVLVMAGIAAFALVFHVALTWLLVGHFRLGLPGAAVSLNLAWWTVVGGQFAYIAMGNCPGAWNGFSWAAFTGLGSFVWLSIGSAIMLCLEFWYYMILIVLVGHLKDAQIAVAAVSICNNINGWEFMVFFGFNVAISVRISNELGAGRPRAAKFSILCVLISSLTLGIIFFSLVLAFRDVYGVPFTNSPDVVRAVSDLAVVFAFTLLLNSVQPVLSGVAVGAGWQWLVAYVNLGCYYGVGIPIGCLLAFYYNFGVKGMWSGMLAGVCLQTVIIVVITAGTNWKKEAMKAGSRIRKWGGEDETRDGSGVIAGPQRLT, from the exons ATGGAGGAAGCTTTGCTGGGGAAGAATGGAACAGGCAGAGCTGGGAAAGAAGAAGACATGGCGGAGATCAAGAGCGTGAAGCAGTTCGGTATTGCATGGGCAGAGGAGAACAAGCGTCTGTGGTACTTGGCCGGCCCCTCCATCTTCACCTCCATCTGTCGCTACTCCCTCGGCGCCACCACCCAAGTCTTCGCCGGCCACCTTACCACCCTCGAGCTCGACGCCGTCTCCACTGAGAACATGGTCATAGCCGGCCTCGCCTTCGGGATCATG ATGGGGATGGGGAGCGCCCTGGAGACGCTCTGCGGGCAAGCCTACGGCGCGAAGCAGTTCCACATGCTCGGCGTGTACATGCAGCGTTCGTGGCTCATCCTCCTCGCCATGTCCGCCTGCCTCCTCCCTGTCTACCTCTTCGCAACTCCTCTCCTCCGGCTGTTCAAGCAGGACGAAGACATCGCGGTCCTCGCCGGCCGCTTCGCCCTCTACATGATCCCCCAGTTGTTCGCGTACGCCCTCAATTTCCCCATCTCTAAGTTCCTGCAGGCGCAGAGCAAGGTCCTGGTCATGGCCGGCATCGCCGCCTTCGCCCTTGTCTTCCACGTCGCCCTCACTTGGCTCCTCGTCGGCCACTTCCGGCTCGGCCTCCCTGGTGCGGCGGTGTCTCTCAACTTGGCCTGGTGGACCGTGGTGGGAGGCCAGTTCGCGTATATCGCCATGGGGAACTGCCCCGGCGCATGGAACGGCTTCAGCTGGGCAGCCTTCACAGGATTAGGCTCCTTCGTGTGGCTTTCCATTGGATCTGCCATAATGCTCTG TCTCGAGTTCTGGTACTATATGATACTAATCGTCCTAGTTGGCCATTTGAAAGATGCTCAAATTGCAGTTGCTGCCGTATCCATCTG CAACAACATCAATGGGTGGGAGTTCATGGTGTTCTTCGGCTTCAACGTAGCGATCAG TGTGCGGATATCGAACGAGCTGGGAGCAGGGAGGCCTCGAGCGGCTAAGTTCTCGATCCTCTGCGTCCTCATCTCGTCCTTGACGCTGGGCATCATCTTCTTCAGCTTGGTGTTGGCTTTCAGAGACGTCTACGGAGTTCCCTTCACCAACAGCCCCGACGTGGTGCGCGCCGTTTCCGACCTCGCCGTCGTCTTCGCCTTCACTCTCCTCCTCAACAGCGTCCAACCCGTGCTATCCG GTGTTGCAGTAGGAGCAGGATGGCAGTGGCTGGTCGCCTACGTTAACCTGGGTTGTTACTATGGAGTTGGGATCCCGATAGGGTGCCTTTTGGCATTCTATTATAATTTTGGGGTTAAG GGAATGTGGAGTGGCATGCTGGCTGGAGTGTGCTTACAGACTGTAATTATAGTCGTCATCACGGCAGGGACCAATTGGAAAAAGGAG GCAATGAAAGCAGGTTCTCGAATAAGGAAGTGGGGAGGAGAAGATGAAACAAGGGATGGTTCTGGAGTCATTGCGGGACCTCAAAGGCTCACATAA